DNA from Triticum aestivum cultivar Chinese Spring chromosome 7D, IWGSC CS RefSeq v2.1, whole genome shotgun sequence:
TGGCTTTGTGTCCTATAAGTAGAAGTAGCCCGTCGGAGCATCCACCAGACCAGTGAGCGCAGCACACAGATCAGCATTCAACAACAAGCCTTTCGTCGCAAACCAAACCATCGACCGGAGGAACCGACTGAGCTAAGAGGAGGTTCGCCGAGAAGCTAGCCGTGCGTAGCAATGGTGAAGACTGCGGCAGCTGGGAGCAATGGCGATGGCGCCGTGGCGGCCAAGCAGCAGCAGCTTGGTGGCAAGATGAGGACGTACAAGGGGGTGCGGATGAGGAGCTGGGGCGCGTGGGTGTCGGAGATCCGGGCGCCCGGGCAGAAGACGCGAATATGGCTCGGCTCCCACTCCACGGCCGAGGCCGCCGCGCGCGCCTACGACGCCGCGCTGCTCTGCCTCAAGGGCGCCTCCGCTGCCGCCGACCTCAACTTCCCCGTGCGCTTCCCCTTCgacctccccgccgccgccatgtcgcccAAGTCCATccagcgcgtcgccgccgccgccgccgccgccggggccaGCGCTAATGTGTTCGACTTCGCCGGTGCCGATGACAGCGCCAGCGCTAATGCCGTCGACTTCGCCGGTGCCGTCAccccggagtactgcagctcctccagcaatgcctcgccggtgagctccccGGAGACGGCTAGCAGTGGCGCCGCCGACCTCGACGGCGTAGACCTCCTGGGTTACGGTTACAGCCAGTGCTCGCTCGCGGAAATCGAGGCCTTCTTCCAGTCGCCCAAGTGCATGGAGTACGCCATGATGGACCCGAGCAGCGCGTTCTTCGCTCCGGCGCCGATGGCGATGGAGGACGAGTGCAGCTGGGAGGAAGGAGGCGACATTGCGCTCTGGAGCTTCTCAATGGACTGAGCTGGAGTCCGGCAAGCCGGAGCACCGAAGAAACTGACAACTCAGGCGAAGACCAGAACTGGTCATGCATGGTGATAACTATACTTGATTTCATATAAATTAATGTGATTCTTTGTACACAGCAACAATAAGGTAGTTGAGCGTTGTGGGGGGAGCTCTCATGGAGCTACATGTTTTAAGGCAGCTTCCATGGAGTTAACCTCCCTTCAATTGCTTGTAACATCCATGTTAAAAAGGCTGCTTTGCAATTGCAAGCATATATTTCTTTAACTGTCCGAGTGTCTGGAGTGGACTATTCACTTCGAATGATAAGGGATTTCAGTGAGATTTTCATGCTTATCCAGAAGAGTGCACCACTACAAATTTTGTGCGGATTTTCGAAGCTTTCTTTGGAGTTGGACTTGGCCACAAGGACATTTAGGGGGTTAATTCTTTTTGACACTACATAGGAGGAGGGTGTCAATTTAATCACTCACCTTTGATGTCGCCTGGATCGAGCTGAACAAGGCCACAAGCCCACAAGGACTCTCTTGCGCTCATCTGAAAGTGATGAGAGCGACTAGCTGACGGATACCCCTTTGGGGGCAACCACAGCGGTCATTTCCCTGGCCCCTGGAGCGCCAAATGTCTCGTGCTCTGGATGACCCTCGGAACTTTGTTTTTTGGCACGCGTTTTCTGGTTTTATTTGTGCGTTTTTTCAGGTTTTGGGCTTTCTGGCTTTGATTgattttttctactccctccgttcctaaatatttatcttgcctttctagagatttcaacaaatgactacatatggagcaaaatgagtgaatctacactctaaaatatgtctatatacatccgtatgtggtagtccatttgaaatctctaaaaagacaaatatttagaaacggagggagtaggatatAGCAGATTTCTTtgtctattttaattattttttaggAAGCAATGCTTTTTCTGCGTACTTCTACTAGAAGCACAACTATGCTTTCCTGAAACGGTAAAAAACATAGTTTGTGCTTTCACGATAAGCACAACTAtgcttttgaaaaaaaaaaccaCAGCCGTGCTTACACGAGAATCACAACATGTCCTTTCATGAAAAGCACAGCCTCTCCGAAAAGGGAAAAAAACACAGCCTGTGCTTTCACCCAAAAAAAAAAGCACAGTCTGTGCTCCCCCAAAAGAGGAAAGCATAGTTGTGTTTTCTAAAAAAGTGAAAAAGCACAATCGTATTTCTGGTTTCAGTTTTGATTTTCTTTCATGGTTTTCagtcttttttttttgttttgtgtcATTTTTTCTTTTCTCCGGTTCTTTTATTCCGTTTTTATGAAAAGAATCGTCGAAATatattaacatgggatctagtttcgaagatatCACCGTGATAAATCTGACGATGAAACCGATTCATGATTTGAACACACAGTCGAagagataaaagataaaaagtttAGAAAAAATGAATatatgaaaaaaggaaaaactcacaggttgcgacaaatgatgcacatgcagtgtGCCATTTGTCAGTACCAAGGAAAGGTGAAAGTGGCCATTACAAGGGGAATCCCATAACTAGTGATTCCAGGAAGTGATAGCTTTGACTCCTTTCAAGCCAAACAAGCTCATTCTATGACACACTTGGAAGATGTTTTCTAGATGGGAAATTTGGGTCTAAACTAATAACCAAACAAGAATGGGAATGAAAATCATGTTTATGCTAGGCTAAGTCCTTCCACGTAGAGGTAAGTTGGAAGCCCAATGGAAATCAAGTTAAACATGTGTGAGCCATCGATTTCGAGTGCTCCTAATTTGTAAAAGTTATATCTCGCTTATAGCAAGTGTAGCTTTGGTCTCGCCTGAAGCATTTTTTTCAGCGCTAAAACGTTTTTCCATTGGTTACACTATTTGGCTTTCATTTTTTTCCATCATTTtcccttttttttcatttttgtttcctCTTTCGTTTTCCTCAGTTCTTTCCCTTTTTAaatgttttcttctgttttttattttACGTTTCTCCtttagtttttttgtttgtttctcgTTTTATTCCATTTTCTTCAAATTTTCTATGTTTCTTCAAANNNNNNNNNNNNNNNNNNNNNNNNNNNNNNNNNNNNNNNNNNNNNNNNNNNNNNNNNNNNNNNNNNNNNNNNNNNNNNNNNNNNNNNNNNNNNNNNNNNNNNNNNNNNNNNNNNNNNNNNNNNNNNNNNNNNNNNNNNNNNNNNNNNNNNNNNNNNNNNNNNNNNNNNNNNNNNNNNNNNNNNNNNNNNNNNNNNNNNNNNNNNNNNNNNNNNNNNNNNNNNNNNNNNNNNNNNNNNNNNNNNNNNNNNNNNNNNNNNNNNNNNNNNNNNNNNNNNNNNNNNNNNNNNNNNATTTCTTAATACATGTTCTATATTTTGCATATACACCAGGAATATTTTTTTAATGTTTCACATTTTTTAAAGAGATAACTGACTTATTAAAATATTGTTTATTCGATTATTGCTTTTTGCATAGACATTTTGCATTTTTTAAATATATGAGTAACATTTTTATACATTTTCAAGGTAATAAAAAGAAAACTGAATTTTTTTAATACGCGATCAATATTTTCATAGAACTAGCACAACAATAAAAAATGTAACTACATGTATGGAAGGAAACAAGCAGTGCAACTTTTACAAACTCGTTGTGGACCACTTGGCCCATGGACACCGCGTTCCGCAGGAGAGTGTTCTTTCCACGTCAcattaagggcatgtacaatggttaatAAGAGAGTCgtatcttaagttttgcatgtaaaTTAGTGATGACAAAAGAATATCTACAAGGGGTTATATCTTAGCCTTATCTTTAATAAGTAGTTATTACTAAAAgcatggtgagacatattgtgctaaaatatcttctcttaaataagataagacaagcattttcttatgatttctctctcctgCACCTTAGCATTTATCCTATGTGGCATCCTATGATATCACCATTGTACATACCCTAAGTGATATATAGTCGCCCCTCGTACTTGGTGCCTTATCCGCTATTTGTTGAAGGAGTGACCGCGTGTTGCCCGCTCGTTGGTCGGCCCGATAAAGGGGCGAGCGTCTCGCATGGTTCACTTGACGAGTCAACTGTTGATGGGTGGCATGGTCGACGGTTAAACtcttcaaaaaagttcaaaaaactcAAAAATAGTTCACAAGTTTTGAAAAGTTTGTGAATCTGAAAAAAACATGAAAATGACAAAGTTCatgagtttgaattttttttgaatcaaGAATGTTAAAAAGTTCATAAATATGGAAAATATGTTAGCGGATTCAAAAAAAACTCATGAATTTTAAAAGTAAGTTAATAAAAATTactaaaaaatcatgaatttaaataaGTTCACTATATTTACGAAAATATGTGAAATAAAAAATTACCTAATTTGcaaaaaagttcataatttttaaAAAAGTTTGCGCATTTGATATAAAAGGAAATAAAAGCTGAAAAGTAAAACACATAAAACCGcttgaaaaatacaaaaaaaacaagaaaaaaatggtTGGAAGCTTtcagaagcttcccaaaaccggtgTGGAAGCTTTCAAAACCAAGATGAGCTTCTCAGCTACAAACCACCTTAGATGGGCCGCCCCATTGCGATTGGCTTCTCGCGCCACGTATGACGTAATAGAAAAAAAAGAGTTAGTGGGTCGAGCCCAAGGTCAAGCGGGGGTGTGCGCCAGGTGTGCGAAAACACTTGTAACTGGCACTTAAGGCGTTGAATAGGGTTTGACATCGATTTTAGGATCTCTAATCCACACATAGGGCGATGGAGGCCGAGCAAACGCGCAGGGATGCTTGCTGCGGCTGCCACCACCAGAGCGGTAAATGCGCACCCACCCATGCGACTTTAGACCAGCCTAGTGTGCGTGCAGGTTGCTTTATTGTAGTTTTttctctttcctttcttttttggcacctttccctttttcttttaaaaaattcaaataatattcaataAAAAATTGAACAAATATTCAAGATTTTTGATTATATAAATATTCATGAaatttgaatatttttcataaTGGTAAAAAATGATGATGAgttcaacattttttttaaatgtgcATGGATTAAAAAGATGTGCAGAATTTTTAAAAAGTTTGTGAAAAAAATCtcttgaattaaaaaaatgttcatgaatttcctGAAATGCTCACGAAATAAAAGTATGTCCACAAATTCAGGACTATttgtgtattagaaaaatgttcatggatttttgAAAAATGTCCGGGTATTCTATAAATATTAACAAATTTCAAAAAACATTCACAATTTTAGAAAATGTGCATGAATTCATTTATTAAGGAAAAGGGAGAAATTATCATCTAGTTACTGTTATGAACCTATAGTCCAAGGAGGACTACTCCCACATGGACATGATgtcaacaaggttgatgtagatgatCTCCTTGATGAATTCCCCCTCCAACAAGTAATGGAACATGCCTCCAAACTAGATCTCCATGGAACACAGAGAGGTGGCATCAATGAAAAAAGTCCTCGATAAAAAGTTCAACATTTTTGGGCAAATACAAAGGCAGGGGTGAcgagaggtggtggaggcgcctcCTCTCGGGCACACACGCCCCCTTCATGCGACTAGTGGCTAGGCAGCGCCGACCTACCATGAGGGGCCCACAGGGGTCCTTGGTGGGTCCGGTGCCCTCCGGCTACATTTTCTCTTAAATCTTCTTGAtgtatttttctttgtttctttgtctCCAGAAAAATTGGTTTTCAAAAGTCCAAAAACAACAACTGATACTTCGCActgaattaataggttagtccaaaaaagatAAATGATGATGCTAAAATTATGCCATTATGATATTAATATGGCATGCGGCAATATATATATTATAGACATGTCTATGATGCATGACACGCgcaacccctacctggcgcgccaactgACTTGGTATTTTCCCGTCAATACCTATCCGAGCATAACTTACGAGATATGGATGGTGCACACGAGGGTGATTTACCCATGTTCAGGCATTTGTATTGAGGTAATAATCTACTATTGCTTGTCTACATTGATGATCTAGCCTCGTATGAGAAACTAGGGTTTGCGTCTACAAGGGGGCATTCGCAAGATTGTAAAGAGGCTGAAGCCTCATATGCATGCTAGAATGAGGTTCCCGTCAGGGGGTCTATGCCGGGACATATGTACGTAGTTGAGGCAAGGTTATAGGTCTTGAGTCGGTCAAGGAGTTGTCCTATGCTACGTCTGGTAAATAACCATGGTCGGTTAATATATGCCATATACAGACTTGTTTCCTAGCCTAATACGAAGAGGAGTCTATGTCTTGTCCCCCAAGGTGGTGATGCGCTCTGGATTGTCGATCGACACTGAGTTGCTGCTTGGGCTACACTAATGTCGTTGGGCCTCTTTTGTCCTCCATAGCTATACCACGGGGTGATCGCATCGTCACTTAGTCACTTTTGAAGATTTTTATGGGATAAGTTGATGACTAAATGCTTGGTTAGTACTAATGTCATCACTAAACTGGTGGACaattgaagtagtcaatagaaaaTTACCTACTATGCTTGGGGCTGTCGTCTTAGAAAAAACTTAAAGAGTATGGGAATAATATTTACTCCGTTCGCTACATTCTACCACTAAATTGTGCCCATTTGAAGTTGGTTATGATTTTATACCCCATGTACCCATTGATTTTTTTTGccgcttccatctttggagaagatTAGTTTTGATGTCACACATCATTCTAAACTAATATTAAAGATGCATGAGAAGAGAAAAGACAACGTAACATTCATGAGTGTTAATCACAAACTTGCAGGTGATAAGGGTAGAAAGAGTGTTGTTTTTGAACTAGGAGATCTTGTTTGGTTGCATCTAAGTAAATTTGAAACCGTACTTGGGAGAAGATGAGCTGACGACTTCAATCTATGAAAGGGGGATGGTGAGGCCATCCCTACTATAGTTACACCTACAGATGTTGTGACTACAACAACTCGTGTTCCAACGATACAAGAGCCAAtgactagagctcgcacacgccaactcACATATTAGAGAATATGATCATGATGCCTAACTCAGATATATTTGTATTACTTATGAATGAAGGGCCTACCACGGACAAGTGGGATACTCACTTGAGTATGATCAAGAATAGAGAAGGTAGCAAGCGTACAAAGAGCGAAGATGGAGcttcaagtgatgattttagggCTTTAACGACACtgtgatgatatatgatgaacatgGACGAAAATTACGAGTAGACACTTTATAGTTTCATTCATAGTCAATTATAGGTGTCATGCCACCTCAGTTTTGGGCCAGCTCATGCATTTTTGAACTACAAGATTACATGCAGTTTTAGAGTATGTTTATAGAGGATACTCACTTAAGGTTGTATTTGGTACCCGCTCCTTGTTCTGGCTAAATTCCCCCTTTGTCCCTCCTTAAACACCCGAGGGGCGGGGAGTTAGGATTTGAGTTTTGTTTCATTAAGTTTTGGTGTTTTCTACTCGTTGTCATAGACAGGAGAGTAGGCGAGACCACCTGCACCATGTGGCATCAGAATCCCACTATGCTAATAAAGTACTTCAATTTACATTCGCAATTTAGATTGAATTTCTCATATTTTTCTTCTTCCTCGGTTGTATGCAATGACTAATCTTTGTGATCAGGTTGATTGCGTTTTCAACACCGTCAATAACCATACTAGAGTTAGTTTAGTGGCCGCTAAGGCACACGTCGTGTATTCCTGTAGTTCGGTCGTCAAAGTCTCCTCAAACAAAATTTATAGTATCTCATCAAAAGATCAGGCCAACTTATCCCTAGCAGGTGACAGGCACGCCCAGCGAGCAGGTAACGACCGGAGCGACAAGTAGCATGACAAGTGGGAGAGTCCGGGGTGGCAAGTAGGGGCGACAACAAGCAGCAATAGAAAGCATCAACGATCGGGTTTTTTCTCGCTTGACATTCTCCTTGAAATAGTTAGTACTCAGCTTGATTAGAGCTAGATCTTTGTGCTCTGTGTTGAGATTGGTGACAAATTTTGCTGTAACACTTTGTGATCTATTTTCAAGTAAGTCATTGTGAACTGTTTTACATACACAATGGGTTAGCAGGTTATATGTTGATTATAAATCACTGTGAAATTCAATGTTGTTGAAAACTACTCATTCTTGTGAAAGGAATTGTAAGTTATTTGTGCTACAAATACAATTGAAATATTGTTGAAAACTCGCATAATTTGTTGTTAAACATACAAAAGGTTATATACCCATATGAATGTCAGAGTAATCTCATGACGATATGAGGAGAACCAAATCCATTGCGTTCTACCTCTTCAGCCAAACATCGGAATGTAACTATTTCAATCCACCTATTGTCTCCAACAAACAAAATCGAAACCGACCAATTCTAATGGAATGAAATCATGATATTCTATTCTAACTCATTCCCAAATCAAACACACCTTATGCTAGTGTTAATTATTTCTTAAAAAGGCCCCTAGAAAATATGCATCACTCTCTTTCAACTCACGACATTCGGAGAATAATAAATCATGTGATGATGGCATACACTGGGAACACTTTACACTGTGGTACTCCATGGTTGGTTACCCCGTGTCGTGTGCATATATAGAAAGCCAAAATGATAGTCCGTCCGGCTTCTCATCCTCGTCAGCTAGAGAAAGAGATATACCATATGAACAAAGCTAGCTACCACCATAAAGTAATAACTTACTATTAGTTGCTAAAGTTACGAAAATTAACACTATACTAAGTTAATTGCTACTTGCTAGCCACATTTTCTCTTGCTATAATGGCTTCATTTTACACCTAAATATGCAGCACAAGCTTGGCGATTTCTACTTGTGGTAAAGACTCACTCAGCCAGTCAGCCAAGAGTGGTGGTTAACTCGTGGTAAAACTGTCACTGTTTCTGCTGCTATCATATTACCATACTACTAATAAATTGTTGCAAGCAAGTTatatatccaggtgtggttgaattgacaactcaactgctaagacttataaatattctttagctccccttgtgtcgaatcaataaattttggttgaaataCTTCCCTCGAAGACTGTCGTGATCCTCTATAGATGTGGGTCATCAGATACTTTATAGTTTCATCCATAGTCAATTATAAGTGTCGCGTCGCATTAGCTGCGATCTAGGCCCATGTATTTTTAGAGTAAAAGGTTACATGCGGTTTTTAGAGTATGTTTTTAGAGAGGATACTGACTTAAGGTGTATTTGACACCCCCTCCTTGTTCTGGCTGAATTCCTCCTTTGTCCCCCGTTAAATACTCCCATTAGGACAGCGAGTTCGGATTTGGGTTTTGTTTGATTAAATTTTGGTGTTTGCTACTCTTTGTCATAGGCACGAGAGTAGGCGAGACCTCCTGCACTATGCGACATTGGAATCTCACTATGCTAATCAAGTACTTTAATTTACATCTATAATTCAGATTGCATTTCTCATATTTTTACTTGTTCCTCGGTTGTATGCAGTGATTGATCTTTGTGATCTGGTTGATTGCGTTTCCAACCTCGTCAATAACCATACTAGAGTTGGTTTAGTGGCCGCTAAGGCACGCCATCAAGTATTCGTGTAGTTGGGTCATCAAAGTCTTCTCCAACAAAATTTATACTATCTCATTGAAAGATTAGTCTACCTTATCCCTAGCAGGTGGTAGACACACATGGGCGGCACCACCAATGATTAGGTAACTGCCGGAGCGGCAAGTAGCATGGCAAGTAGGGAGCGGCCGGGGTGGCAAGCAGCAGCGGCATCAAGCAGTAGTAGCAAGCATCAACGATTGGTTTTTTCTCGCTTGACATTCTCCTTGAAATACTTAGTACTCGGCTTGATTAGAGCTAGATCTTTGTGCTCTGTGTTGAGATTGGTGAATCTTTTTGCTGGCGTTAATACTTTGTGATGTATTTTCAAAGAAGTTGTTGCGATAAATTTTATATAGACAACGGGTTAGTAGGTCATATGTTGATTATAAGTCACTGTGAAATTCAATGTTGTTGAAAACTATTCATTCTTGTGAAGGCATTTGTAAGGTATTTATGGCACAAATACAATTTAAATATTGTTGAAAACTCATATAATTTGTTGTTAAACATACAAAAAGttataattacccatatgcatgtgAGAGTAATCTTATCTAGAGATGAGGAGAATATTGCATTCTGTCTCTTCAATCAAACAATGGAATGTAACATTCGAATACACCTATTGTCTCCAACCAAACACCAATCGAGACCGGCCAATTCGAATATGGAATGTAATCACACCAATCTATTTCACTTAATTCCCAAACCAAACACAACATGCATAACTACCTTGCAACTCACGGCATTCGGAGAATAATAAAACATGTGATGATGGCATACACCGGGAACACTTTACATTCCTGTGTAGTATTCCATGGTTGGTTACCCCCTGTCGTGCGCATATATAGAAAGCAGAAATGGCCTCCCGACCGGCTTCTCATCCCTTCTCATCCTCGTCGGCTAGAGAAAGCGATAAACCATATAACTCAATAACTTATTGCTAGTTGCTAAAACTAACACTATACTAAATTAATTGCTACTTGCTGGCCACGGTTTCTCTTGCTATAATGGTGTCATTTCGCACCTCAACATGCAGAACAAGCTTGACGATTTCAACTCGTGGCGAAGACTCACTCGGCCAGCCAGGTGAGAGTGGTGGTTAACTGTGTATCTGTGGTTACTGTAGGCCGGCACGCAGCCATGGCCGGCGATGATGAGCAGCGGCCGCTGCACATCCTCTTCTTCCCGTTTCCCGCTCCCGGCCACCTCATCCCGATCGCTGACATGGCGGCGCTCTTCGCGACTCGCGGCGCGAAGTGCACAATCCTCACCACGCCGGTCAACGCTGCCACCATCCGCCCGGCCGTCGACCGTGCCAACGACGCTCGCCGTGGAACTCCGGATTCCCCGCCCCCGTCGGCGATCGAGATCTCCGTCGTGCCCTTCCCTGACGTTGGGCTCCCGCCGGGCGTCGAGAACGCCACGGGCCTTAGCGGCGACGCCGACCGCGACAAGTTCTTTCACGCGATCCAGCAGTTCCGCGAGCCCTTCGAGCAGTTCTTTGCCGGCGAATGCCCTGACGCCGTCGTCGCCGACAGCCACTTCCAGTGGTCCGTCGACGCTGCCGCGGAGCACGGCGTCCCGCGGCTGGCGTTCCTCGGCACCAGCATGTTCGCGCGGGCCTGCACCGACAGCATGCTGCGCAACAACCCGCTGGCGTcttgccccgacgccgtcgtctcCCTGCCGGGGCTGCCGCACCGCGTCGACATGTTACGGAGCCAGATGGTGGACCCCTCCAAGAGGCCGGAGAGTTTCGCCTTCTTCCAGCGCGTGAACGCCGAGGACCAGAGGAGCTACGGCGAGGTGTTCAACAGCTTCCACGAGCTGGAGCCGGACTACGTCGAGCACTACCGCACGGCGCTCGGCCGCCGCGTATGGCTCGTCGGGCCGGTCGCACCAGCAGGCGGAGATATGGGCGCGACCAAAGGCGCCACCAGCGAGCTCTCGTCCGACGGCGCCGGCTGCCTGCGGTGGCTCGACACGAAACCGGCCGGCTCGGTGGTGTACGTCTCCTTCGGCACGCTGTCCAGTTTCTCGCCGGCCGAGCTGCGCGAGCTCGCCCGCGGCCTCGACCTCTCAGGGAAGAACTTCGTGTGGGTCATCAGCCACGCAGGCGCAGGAGCAGACGCCGACACCGATGCGCAACCGGAGTGGATGCCCGAAGGCTTCGCCGAGCTTACCGCGCCGCCGGGCGGGCGCGGCTTCATCATCCGCGGCTGGGCGCCGCAAACGCTCATCCTGAGCCACCCGGCCCTCGGCGCCTTCTTGACGCACTGCGGCTGGAACTCGACGCTGGAGGCCGTGAGCGCCGGCGTGCCGATGGTCACGTGGCCGCGCTTCGGCGACCAGTTCTTCAACGAGAAGCTCGTCGTGGAGGTGCTCCAGGTCGGGGCCAGCGTCGGCGCCTGCGACTACGCGTCGTTCATGGAGACCCATCATGGCGTGGTCCGCGCCGAGGTGGTCACTGAATCCATCGGGACTGTGATGGGCGacggcgaggagggcgaggcgataCGGAGCAAGGCCAGGGAGCTCGGTGTCAAAGCTAGGAGGGCAGTGGGCAACGCCGGGTCGTCGTACGGCGATGTTGGGCGGCTGATGGAGGAGTTGATTGCTCGCCGACGGACTTAAGGGTGGTTGGAGGATAGACGTCGGATTCTTCGCTTGGCAGCTTAGTTCTTGTCTTCGGTCTTCCGTCGTTTGCTTTTGTGCCAAAGTTGAGAAactttgttggtgttgttgttatAAACTGTAATTTGTTGGTGTTGTTGTAATAAACTGTAATGGGCCGTTTTGGCTCTGGGGTGCACATGCTCCCAAGCGAATAGTAAATTTAAAATAAATAGCGAATAAAATTTAAAAATTCTTTTTCATAGATGTTCTTATTAATGTAACAAGCGTGCTTGATAATTTTTATGCGATACGAAATGACGGTCCTTAGTCGgtgaaaaaaacaaaaataaatgtaACATTTGTCGtttgatttgttttttttttcagaGTATACTTAAGCTTTCCTTCTAACAATTTGCAGGTAGCATTTTGAAGTGACAATGAACACATCTATTTTTTTCAATCTTTTTTGACatttaca
Protein-coding regions in this window:
- the LOC123167969 gene encoding ethylene-responsive transcription factor ERF014-like → MVKTAAAGSNGDGAVAAKQQQLGGKMRTYKGVRMRSWGAWVSEIRAPGQKTRIWLGSHSTAEAAARAYDAALLCLKGASAAADLNFPVRFPFDLPAAAMSPKSIQRVAAAAAAAGASANVFDFAGADDSASANAVDFAGAVTPEYCSSSSNASPVSSPETASSGAADLDGVDLLGYGYSQCSLAEIEAFFQSPKCMEYAMMDPSSAFFAPAPMAMEDECSWEEGGDIALWSFSMD
- the LOC123167517 gene encoding scopoletin glucosyltransferase-like, with translation MAGDDEQRPLHILFFPFPAPGHLIPIADMAALFATRGAKCTILTTPVNAATIRPAVDRANDARRGTPDSPPPSAIEISVVPFPDVGLPPGVENATGLSGDADRDKFFHAIQQFREPFEQFFAGECPDAVVADSHFQWSVDAAAEHGVPRLAFLGTSMFARACTDSMLRNNPLASCPDAVVSLPGLPHRVDMLRSQMVDPSKRPESFAFFQRVNAEDQRSYGEVFNSFHELEPDYVEHYRTALGRRVWLVGPVAPAGGDMGATKGATSELSSDGAGCLRWLDTKPAGSVVYVSFGTLSSFSPAELRELARGLDLSGKNFVWVISHAGAGADADTDAQPEWMPEGFAELTAPPGGRGFIIRGWAPQTLILSHPALGAFLTHCGWNSTLEAVSAGVPMVTWPRFGDQFFNEKLVVEVLQVGASVGACDYASFMETHHGVVRAEVVTESIGTVMGDGEEGEAIRSKARELGVKARRAVGNAGSSYGDVGRLMEELIARRRT